The sequence TTTACCTACCTCCGCCAATAGCAAGGTGATAATTGCAGAATTATTATCCTGGAGGTGGAAGAGAACTCGACACCAAAAATCGTTGCACCCATGCATAAGTGTATATTATACTAGCTTTAACAGCCGGCCTGGGACGCTCTGCCTACTCAAAGCACGCACGCAAAGCGCTAACTGCCAATGTAGATACCTGGGCGATGCTTCGGCTGCGTTGACGTGGTGTGCATACTGGGCCAGCACCAGAAGCACGATGTACGGCTTCACCTCACCATCTTCAGAGTACGTTTTGAAGGCCAGTTCCGTCAGGAACCTGGCGCTAGGACAGAACACGTCTCCGTCGAACGATGTGGGCACAGCCGCGGCCATCGCCCTCTTCATACGGGTGCGGAAGAAGTCCTGCACTTCTATCACGGGCTTGGCAGCGATAACCGCCAGCGCCAGGCTGTAGAAGCTGATGATCAGGCCGGCCTCGTTCAGGGCCGCCAGAGAGCTGCGACTCTTCCTTATCAGGTCGGCGAGGAAGTCGACGAAGCCGGGGGACGAAGGGAGCGGCTCGACGTCCTCAGGTTTTCGTGCAAAAAGCTTGGGAATCTTGGCGAGGTTGAGCACGGGCAGTTGTAAACCCAGAAACCACAGGTCCACGTCCCGGTCTCCGTAGATGCTGGCGAACAGCGGCTTCGATGGGGCAGTCGGCGATGGTGTGGCGGCCACGCACTCCAGCATGAGGTGGTCGAACGACTCCTGCCATCTGGTGGAGGCGAGGGCCTTCAGCCACGATGCGTACAGAGACCGCCGGGTGGCATCTTCCGGGTACCTGACTCCGCTCAGAACTTCCCGTGCGCCCCTCATGACGACGACATCGCTCCAGTCTTCACGGTTCGACGTTAGCTGGTATAGCAACGACAAACCACGCATCATATCGGCTACAAAGTCCTCGGCTGAAAAAGAAGCGAATGGTCGTCAAGCGGGGACAACAGCAATGAAACTGATGGCCGCGAAGAAAGCGTAGTTCCACGTACTGTACATATACGGGGCATCTCCTTATTTTTTGACcataaagaatttaaaaaaatgcctgtagcagatagcgcAATCGCAGCTTTTGAGCTGGGTTACTCGAGGCAACGGACATCACTCACATTAGAcatcgaaatgcataatcaactaatgAAAGAAATCGCCAGTTAATGTTTTAATTCATTACGGCACATACTACTGTTTAGGAGTAGTGTAGCTAGTCAACTTGCAGGTGTTATCCTTCTAAAGCGAATAgcgaggatggcaccggtttcaaTATATGCGCCGACAAAGCTCCGCTAAGAAATGAGCTGTTATTCTCACTTTTCTGAGAAAACGTGTTTACACGGTGAAGCACAAACGTAAGTGGGACGCCTACGCATATAGAGAACACTCCGTGTAAAAGCTTACTTTTGAAATGCGAGTGGATGCATCAGTACGAGCTCGCAAAACTAGATGCTTTTAATAACGAAAAACAAACGGCATTACCACTCACCGGAAGTGACGCATGAACTAGAAAGCGCGACTCGTTGGCATGACCTACAAGATAAGGCGGCGCATGCGGTGTGCTGAAAAATCTTGGATGAGACGTGCTGGGATTGACGTCATATCCAGTGACTACTTGATGCACCAGTCGTCTGCTTAAGTGTTATTAAGGCGAGTACAAAATTTCTATCCcacagctttgccaagattgcttcaatagCGTATATTGAATATTATGACTTATATACTACAAATGTGTAACCAATTTAGGCAAAGTGAAATTCCGCTACAGTTGGCCGTTAAAGGGAAATATTGAgtcgagctagattgaaagattaggTTTGTGAAATTACGAATGCGTCATTCGCTGCGAGAACAGAGCTTTGGAAGGCAACAAAATGGCGGAAATGGAAAATCAGTGGCGCTACCTTTTGTGGACAACAGTACCTCTCGTTTTATCAGCAATGGCCGATTCACAGAGAATGACATAGAGGGAGGTCAAGTGAGAATTACGTGAACTTGTGTGTTTTGGAGAGGGCGGTTCTAATTGAGAAGCAGAAGCGGCACCTTCGGCGGTAATTTTCTACGCAGCAAAGTGAATATTGACAGGCAGTAAACGATGACATACATGTACACCTATTATATTTCGTTGTAGCTCAATTTAATACATTCATTTACTGTCCCCCTATTTTGTGGTGCTATATTCCAGTGGAAAGACgacacaagagacgagacaaaACAACACTGTCCTGTCCGTTCCGTTAATACATTCCGTTAAGTCGATTCTCACTGCAGTCACGTTTCAATACAGTGGACTCCAGATAAACGAAATTCCCTTAAACAGAACTGCCGAATAAACGGGAAGAGGGTACCAACTTTGTTTGGCTACCCATAGGAGTAACGTTAACTTTGTCTAACGCAaacacctcataaatggacggTGTTCTGCAATGCCAAATCAGCACTACAGGCGCTAAAATTacttttaaagaaaggaccatattACCTGCTCGTGCTGGGAATcgccgaacttcatcacagtgccgagttaggtgaccacgtgatcacttttcagtgggtgcctagtcattgtggtgtgatcGGCAATGAAGCGCTGACAGTGAGGTAGGATCGGCAGTCTCTTCccctgatgaagtacggattgcccactcgcgacctgacaccaactctatgatcaaggcactcatgcaggatcTTTCAAAGGCATACAGAGCCCACGATGACAACATCCACAGACGCCTACATATGATTGACCTAGACGGTAAACTGTTTGCCCCTGAAGGTCACGcggagcaaaacgtcattgctCCACAGGATTTGGCTGGACGTTGCTTTCAtccgtcgctacgcgcacctgATCGGCCAGCCGAACAGTACTggttgtgaacactgccagacgcctgaaacgcTGGAACACATATTGTGCGATTTCCCAGCATATATGCTGAAGCGAAGAACATTGTAAAGttccctagccagcgttggcaggcaacgaCTGTCAGAGGAAAACTATCCTAGGTcaatggcctgacactgcaaatTCAATGGGGGCAACTAAAGCACtgctgaagtttctgcaggacgcCAAGCTTGACGAGCGGCTCTAGTAGGGCCACTGTCTAATACACTTAAGCACTCACCAGTTTTCTCACCATCAtcacccatcccagtactttcactccccttccctcttccccaatGCAGAGTAGAAGACTAGGGCgcactagctcaggccgacctctcagtcTTTCCTGGCAATAAATTCTATCTTGTCTAAACGGAATACTTCTTTGTGGGAACTCCGCTTAAAGGGAACTGGAACCGAAACTGCATCTGCTTCATCGGCCGTCATCCTTCATACGAAGTAGGATTAGGTTGACAAGAACTTCAATTGGTCATACCaatagccaaggagatccaatTTATTAGTAATTTGCGCTGTCGTGGCGTTAGCGGGTGCTCTTCAGCGTGCACGTTGCCTAGTCTTCGTGCTCCTTTATGGATCGCGATATGCGCCAGTGAAAACTCGAAAGCACATGGAGAAATACCTGTAACTTTAATACTTTAAAGGCTTCGCTATAGGGAGCAACACCTGGTGCTAAATAAGCTGTGATACTCCGAGCAGAGTacaataaggttttttttttttttttgtctttcaccGCAGTGAAATTACCATAGTCGacgctactgaaaaaaaaaaaaacaatggaatACTATGTTCTGTCCCCCTTCGAGTTCCGTTTAAGCAAAGCCCACTGTTTTCTAAATTCGGAATACGAATCGAACACTTCTACGAAACCGCGTATTCGAAACGAAATTCAATTTCGAATATTCCATTATTACTCAATATGCGGTGGGTGTACTATTAACTCGAGGCTCGCTGCCAGGGACAAGCGCCCGTCTTGAATTTGTTTCACAGAATATCTCAGGTGCTCGTTTGGCTCTGCAACTTAGGAACGTTAAATCGCATTAGTCCTCATTATTAACGTTAACGAGCTGTCAAACGTTAAACCAACTTCCAAACAGCATTGAAAATAAGGCTTCCTACAGGTCGCACGAAACTATTCAGCATCCGATTTCAGATTTCAAGATCATATTTTTCGAATAATCGTATTCGATTCGAGTACCGCTATCAAGCTGCCAACCATAGAATACGAGAACGAAACACTACAgcggaaggcaagaaattataAAATCTTGTTAGTCAATATGCTTACTGTTCATTAAAGATTTGCAGGCTTTGTTCAGTGGAGATGCTATGTACAGTCACTCTAATCAATCGAGTCGCAGCAACAACGACGTATGCCTCAGACAAACTGAAATGTTTAGGCAGCTCATTAATGCAATATTGACGGCTGTCTAAATTTGGTTGCCGTTATGCATTGGTTCTATTAGTTCTCGCTGCCACACGGGTACGCCCGTATTGGAAaaactggaaaagctggcgctgccgtcggcgtgacCTGATATGAGGGGTCACGTGGACACAcgagccgcgtcggctgctttggaagcgccgaagcaagctgaaaactaAAGGCCCACCTGCGCAGTGGTCCTGATTAAGTGGACAGGTATTCCGGCTCCGGGTTTCTGCTTGACAACACTATAAAGTACTGTAATAGGTagcagctgcctttgaaggcgtccaacatggcAGCCTACTGCTCGGTGTcgcagtgccagacgtacgcaacggagcccggtgtcaccCTTCACACGTAGCCGCTGGAGAAGAAGCTTTGTAAAGTTTGGATCGtaaaacttagaaccggcaaacagccattggCTACAACCCAGCTGCGCAGCAAGCACTTCCACGAGGAAGATTTCTTCTACAGGGGAGGGGTTGCTATGTtgagtgagtagcagaaagcgcgcactgagacgctaaTATCGTGAAGCTCTGGTCTATGAACAttttgatgctagatactggcaagttcactggaatggaaagggaatggTAATATGAaggacattaaaaaaaggcatggcatatgctcctgtttgtgttagcaccaagCAATGAATGTGcttgattaagaaaaaaaaagcagcgggaaattgctcgctgagaagacacCGATAAACGTATAGTGCGATGCAAATTGAGTAATAACTATATTGAAACATCCAAGGCtttagaagaaataaaaaaaaatgattcagTCGTCCCGACGGCATATCAAAAGTCGCCGTAGGCATGCAAGTCAttagttataacgaaattatttgtgagcagctctgatagcgtccacgtagcaatggttgcttgtgtacagCGAAATGCTCAtcttctgcggcctaaagctcacggcacagtGTGAAAACGCGCTCGCCGCGAAAGGGGAACGcggtgcgcggacatgcatgcagacgcgcaatAAGTCGCTGTGAACCCGTAACCCGCGCGATCGCTGCGTTGAGACTTCATCCTGTTATGCTCCATTTCGCTATGCAGACTAATGGGTTTGCCTATTGTCGGAGAGAATGAAAATGCAAGTATTTCCCCAGCCCAACCTCATAGCCGGTACGTCAGCTGTTGCATCACGGATTCAAGGACGTTTTCGTATGTTTGAACCAACATTTTTTGTTTATGGACGGTTGCCAAAATAACTGCCGTTTGCTCAAACGTGCGCTCAAAATTTCCTTCGTCCTCTAGATTGAGTGCACGGTTCTTTAAGAATTTTATGCAATCTTAAGTTCGTCGGTGAGCATTTTATCATGGCGTTGCCGTTATATCGTTACCGATACTACTTCACACTGACTGCGCAGCCACAGCCGTTGAAATGCTCTGTACATTCAACAAAATTCTTGTGAACTTGGTCACAACCACGGTCAGCGTGTAATTATTGCATGCCTCTGACTTGCGAAATGTGAACGATTGCCTCATAAGAGAACCGCAACAATGACGACAGCCAtaccgggtttaatctctcaaacATAGTAGCGGAGGTGCAGGTGCAGTAGCGGAGCAGTAggttccaggtttattttatgcggacgacatagtgttgctagctaacaagcaaagcgatatgcaacgtctggctaatatctgtgaacaggaaggcgagaatttacgTCTGAAATGtagttagaaaatcaggtgttatgg comes from Dermacentor andersoni chromosome 9, qqDerAnde1_hic_scaffold, whole genome shotgun sequence and encodes:
- the LOC129380088 gene encoding uncharacterized protein isoform X1, which codes for MDRTSAEDFVADMMRGLSLLYQLTSNREDWSDVVVMRGAREVLSGVRYPEDATRRSLYASWLKALASTRWQESFDHLMLECVAATPSPTAPSKPLFASIYGDRDVDLWFLGLQLPVLNLAKIPKLFARKPEDVEPLPSSPGFVDFLADLIRKSRSSLAALNEAGLIISFYSLALAVIAAKPVIEVQDFFRTRMKRAMAAAVPTSFDGDVFCPSARFLTELAFKTYSEDGEVKPYIVLLVLAQYAHHVNAAEASPSADVRFLEEGFLTPAKFGHLYIIQLLYIVQEKTTLSVKVLNRILRDSQSREVERSSERVRQFLANADEPMQRTRPWCRTANYCFFLHLDLCDHVDYAMRLTAFLAPDPNDLLWQRPEFADVSAARMKDARLWARNFKRALRKGKYGTAPTLDQ
- the LOC129380088 gene encoding uncharacterized protein isoform X2 — translated: MMRGLSLLYQLTSNREDWSDVVVMRGAREVLSGVRYPEDATRRSLYASWLKALASTRWQESFDHLMLECVAATPSPTAPSKPLFASIYGDRDVDLWFLGLQLPVLNLAKIPKLFARKPEDVEPLPSSPGFVDFLADLIRKSRSSLAALNEAGLIISFYSLALAVIAAKPVIEVQDFFRTRMKRAMAAAVPTSFDGDVFCPSARFLTELAFKTYSEDGEVKPYIVLLVLAQYAHHVNAAEASPSADVRFLEEGFLTPAKFGHLYIIQLLYIVQEKTTLSVKVLNRILRDSQSREVERSSERVRQFLANADEPMQRTRPWCRTANYCFFLHLDLCDHVDYAMRLTAFLAPDPNDLLWQRPEFADVSAARMKDARLWARNFKRALRKGKYGTAPTLDQ